The following nucleotide sequence is from Nitrospira sp..
ACAGATCGGCGCGCCACGGCCTCCTATTTCTACGACATCTCCCGTGTCGTAGCGAAACAGCGGAAAGGCCGGATTGCTCCAATTCGTGCCGATCACCCGAAAGTGCGTCTCATTCTGATCGAGAGGCACAAACTCGACCAGAGAAAAGTCCTCATCGACGTGTAAGTGGCCGGAACGGCATTCGGATATGTTGGCGACCGATTCTGCCTGGCCATAGTGTTGGCGAACGCGACACCCGAAAGCCATTTCGATCATATGTTTTTGTTGAGGAAGAAGGTTTTCAGCCCCGATGGTAATGATGCGTGGAGGTGTTCGTAGCGGGCGGCCGCGTTCAAGAACGTATCCTGCTACCAATGCGAGAACCGATGGGTACCCGTGTAACCATGGAGCCGCATATCGCTCGAGCGCATCGAGGTAGGCTTCTGCAGTCGATCCGGAAAGGTGGTAAGCACTGAACAGGATCTGCCGTCCTGGTTGATTCACTCGCCAAAATGGCGGAGAGGTCTGCCGAAGGGGAACGACAGAGCGGCCACCAAAGTACCCACACCACGTTTCCGGTTTGATGCCGTGAACCCCACGATAGCGCCACCAGACGGCCCACCGCTCCTTCTCCGCATCATACGTTTCCCAAAAATGAAGGCCAGCACCGGTTGTGCCACTCGTGTGGCAGGATAAGAGGCCATTCAGATCAAATTGTCGATTCAGAATGTTCGAGGCGTTATCCTGCACATCACTTTTGGTAAGAATTGGGAGCTTCCCAATCTCATTCAGAGGATCGCTGCTGGTGCAGTCAACCTCATACGCCTTGAACTGGTGTTGCCAGAAGGGGGTTTGCAAAGCTGCCGTAAAGTGTGAACGGAGGCGACAACGTCTGATTTCTTGAATACGGTCTGCAGCTACCGATGCGCGCTCCACCAACTCACGATTCAACTCTCGATAGCCTGCACCATATCGTCGCCTGGCCAGTCGCCACCCCTCGATGGAGCATGCCAAGTTTTGCAGCCCAATAGGCAAGCAACTGTATAGGCGTTCGCGGTTCATGTGCGTGATCATTTACCGACCAAGGCACAGAGCCAGACACTGTCCTGACTCACGGGATTGACGAACGTGAAATCCCGATGATCATATCGAAGCCCACCCCCACACCATCTGCGAAGGGGCTCGAGCCGTAGCGTTTTCCAAATCCGGCGCACTGAGTTCTGCCAGTACCATTCACCCAAAAGACGATAATCGGCGATGTTGCGCAAGACTATCCCCTGCTGCATTGCAAAGTGTTGTGCATTGGAGAAACGTTGCCCCCAGATCTCAACTTTGGAAAACTTCGCCTGCAGCATGTCGTGGAACTCACTCAACGTGTATTCTTTTATGTGTGTGTGATTTACCGGAGAAGGCTCATAATCCAACGAGAACACCGGACGGTTTGGAGTGGATATGAACGCGATTCCGGCGCCATCGAGATGACGATGAACCGTATCCAGCAACGCCTCGGGGTGGGGTACATGCTCGATAACCTCGCAACACAGGATCACATCCCACGCCGCTGTTCCGCAGTCTAGAAGCGGGCTTGAAATGTCTCCTTCAAGAAAGTGTCCAAAGGGATACGTTCTGCGTGCAAACTCGACTGCAGTTGTAGAGATATCCACTCCCAAAACCCGACTGGCGTTTAACTTGCTCATTAGATAGGCAGTATTAAATCCCGCGCCACATCCCAGATCTAGAATTCCCTTTCCGGCTATCACGGTCTTACCCGCCAGGAATTTAATTCTGGCGATCTGCTCTTGGACCATCATGGCAGGATCATCATCTAAGTCTTGATCTGGCTTCTTCGGAAGCGCCCGTCCCATTCCCAGTCGCTGATCGTAGCCGGTTCGCTTCATTGTCTCCATACAGCCCCCTAGGAAAACTCCACGCGGGTAGGTGCTTCCTGTAGAAAGGAGAGGTCCGCTTCTCCTCTAAATCGAAATACCTGCCAAATACATTTGCGATACATCTCGTAACGTTCCACCGCCGATGGAATTTGAGCAAGAACCGCTCTGCCTTTGTTGACAAGGTTGTTCCGCAAAGCAGGATCTATGCACAGTTTTGCAATCTCAGCGGCAGCGGACCTGGGGTTCATAGGTTCAAAATACAAGGCCGCCTGTTGACAAATCGAACGAGCGAAATCGAGATCAACGGTCACAATGGGGAGACCCATCGCCATGGCCTCAGGATAGTTCGCTGAAAAGGTTTCAAGTACGGAGGGGAGAAACAAGAGGTGGCAAGACTTATAGAGACCAGGTCCGTCATTGACAGGCACGTATCCCACATTAATCAGGTGATGTGCCACGCCTAGCTTCTGCGCATGGTGCAGTATTCTCTGGGTAGCCTCAATATCTGCCGGCAGAGTGAGAACGAATTCAAATTCGCGGCCAGGCATACAAGCTTCGAGTGCCTTTGCCACAGCCGGAATAATCTCTAAGTTTTTATGCCTGTAATAGGCGGCCATACACAGGATCCGGAGTTTGCATTTTGGGTCGGTATGCTGGGGGGAGGATGAGGCCTGCAAATAATGCTCGCCGCAATTGTTGGGAACTATTCCAATCCGGCGTTCCGCTATGCATAACCGGCGAGCCAATCCCTTCTTGGCAATCATTGCTTCTGTCACCCACGCATCAGCCTTACGATACATGTAGGCCTTATAGGCAACGAGGCAGATTGATCGGCTTATATCCTTGAGGCCTCGCATAGTCTTCCATGCCCAATAACCCCCGTGCGTGACCCAGCCATCAGCTACGCCGCATAGATGCGGCTTCGAGAAGGCAACATAGGCAGGACCAAAGAATGTGAATACGACATCTGGATTAACTTCTTCCTCCAGGCGTTTCATAGCATCACGACTTTGAGAGCTCCTAGCAGGGGAGACCTCGACAATCGAAACTTTCGATAACCCCCTTGCCAGATCAAAACCATGTAGCTCATCGAACACACGCCTGGAAAGGACAAAATGCCATTTGATATCGTCCTTTTGTTCCAGCACTGTTCTAATAAAAGACACTGCAGCTTGGACACCGCCGCCCTTGAAAAGAGTGGAACAATTAAGAAATACGAGCATGGGTTAACGCTTAACTATTAAGCGTAAAATGTGTTTGTCTAAATTCGGCCGGGCACAGAATGCACAGAAAGGTTTCTAACTACTTACCGTTGGTTCCTGACATTGCTGCCGAGCCAGAGAATACATCGCTTCCAGCTTTGGAAGGCGATCCTGCCAGGAGTAAAACTTTCGAGCCAATGAATGGGCGTTCCTTTGAATAGCAGAGCGCATCGTGCCATTCTGCACTACATCGACAAGACAACACCCCATCGCATCATAGTCACTGGCTGCCAAAAAGTGCACCTTATCTTGTGCCTCCGGAATTCCTGCAAATGAGCTTTTGAAGCCCACTGCCACCAAACCAGCAGCCATCGCTTCGATTGCCTTGTTCAGAATCCCACACGACTTTAGAATCGGAATGACAGCTATTCCGCACTCTGCATATACCTCACCGAGGTCGCTCACATATCCCCTCAGTACAAGCCCCCCATCGGAATCAGCCAATTGTTTTACTACCTGTCCTTCTCTTCCTATTGCCCCTACTATATGCAATTTGGCCTGGGGAAGACGGGTTTTTACTATCGGCCAACTTTTTTTCAAGAACTGCAAAAGGCAATGCAGGTTATCTCCAGCCAGCTTTCCTAAAAACAGCATATTAACCTGTCCTAGGGTTGCGCCTGCGATTCCAAAGAGAGCTGGGTTAACACCGTTAGAAATAACGGTTGCACGAATATTAGTATTCAGTCGCATTAAGTATTGCTTGTCCGATTCACTCACGACGTGGGTAATGCCGAATTTGGGATAGGTTATTCGTTCGTAGTTTCTAACCCGGTAAAACTCGTACATCCTATAAACTCGCTCCGCCCCTCTGTACTTTGAAGACCTTAGCCCATCTTCGAGTGCAAGTGTCCAGCTGTCGTTAATTGATGCGACTGTCCCAATTGTTGGTGGCACTAAATCTATGTACTGAGTCATAGGGATCAAATCGAAATGTATGACATCTGGATTGAACTCCTTGATGAAATGACTAAGTCGCAGCCGAAACTGGTCCGAGTAGTACCGCTCAATGAACACAAGCTTGTTCTTGAGGGCTGCCATTACTAACAGCTCATGCCTTTTGCGGTACCTGAGCGGCACCCACCAGGCAAGGTCTTTCCCGCAAAACCGAGCAGCCTGCGAGAAATGCCTTTCGGCATGTACGAGATCATCTGTAAGTACCGCCAGCCCAAGTTGATGGCCAGCCTCATGCATTAACCGCATAAAGTTGTGAGAAACGATCCGGACGCCATTGTTTGGAGGGTATGGCACATCATTTGTAACGAACAGTATCTTCATCAGAAGAATTTAGGCTTTCCGGGTTTGCGTAAGAAAAAGCTTGAAAAGGTAGAGCTGAGCAAGGACTGCAAAGTACATTTTTAAAGAATTAATCCCAAAGTTTTCATTCAGAATTTCAAAGAGCATCAAGATAAGAAATGCATACCACACGACAGCAAGCACACTTATCTTCGAAGTGCTGAGATCGAGCATTGCCTGGTAACTTTCTTTGTAGAGAAACCCGATGAATCCGTAGGTAGTTAATACTCCCAAAAGTCCCGCTGCGGTATAGGGGCCACCCGGCCCAGAACTGCCCACGCTGTGAGACTGCGTCGGTTCTATACCGTACACATTCCTATCTATGTAAACGGTTACGGAGCTGTTCTTTGCCATCAACTCCTGAATAAGAAAATTGTTCGTGAATGACAAGGGTCCAAAATAATGGGCAACCTCGGCCAATCGCGTGGTTCCTTGCGATCTCAAGAATACGTTCCTTAGAAGTTCTTCGGTGCCTTTAGTAAATCCTGACTCTCCTCCAAGCCTCTCAGTTCTGACCATGCCGCCTAAATGAATCACCGAACTGCTGGAGACCAACAAGATAATCAGCCACCCCATCGAAAAATGCTTGCGCTTTTCCCTTGAAATAAATTGGTACCAAAACGGGACTATGGCAATAATTATTACGTACAGAATCCCTCCTCGCCATCCCATCAAAGCTTGCGTAATCGCCATCCCAAGTAGAAGAAATAGCCCTAGAATCGCATGCATTCTTCTTTTATCGGTAAGTGCCTGGGCTAAGTACCAGACGCAAAGTATGAGCACACCGTGATAAAGGAGGAATTGGAGCACGCCTGCATAACCAACAGATGGTTGAGTACCAGCCTCGCCAAGATGTAACCACTTCCGTGTAGCACCTGCAGCCACCTGCAATACTGTGAGACCAGCAAAGCTCAAGATGGATGTACGTTTCATCTGCAAAGACGTGCTTAAAATTCTGCGCAGTGGACTCTTAGCATGGCTAGAAATCATAGCTCCACACATAAACCCCAATTGCGCCGACAAAACTATCACTAAGACCTTAGTGAGGGTCGCATTATCGATATGAATATATGGCACATATCCCGCTGCAATCAGCGGGATATTAAAGCCGAATCCTGAGAATGCCACTAGGGTGAAAGCTCCAACGGGAGCTAGAAGATCATGACGGGCTCGCCAGAGCGAGAAGGAGCTCACAACAAGATATGAAATGTAGGCAATGATTAGATTGTCGTTAGATCCTGCTTCGATAAGGACAAGGATGCTCATGAGGGCCCAGATGGCCCACAGCATGAGGGCAAATCGGGCTGTATTTAATCGACGGAGCAGGTATATAGAGGTAGACATCTACTGCGTGCTTTAGCTCTAGGGAACGTCTGATTAATTCGCGTTTCCACGAAGCAATCTGTTTCTCGGTGGATCAAGACGGGCCATCAGCTGGGAACCCGCTGGTCCGAGAGCGC
It contains:
- a CDS encoding class I SAM-dependent methyltransferase, with the protein product METMKRTGYDQRLGMGRALPKKPDQDLDDDPAMMVQEQIARIKFLAGKTVIAGKGILDLGCGAGFNTAYLMSKLNASRVLGVDISTTAVEFARRTYPFGHFLEGDISSPLLDCGTAAWDVILCCEVIEHVPHPEALLDTVHRHLDGAGIAFISTPNRPVFSLDYEPSPVNHTHIKEYTLSEFHDMLQAKFSKVEIWGQRFSNAQHFAMQQGIVLRNIADYRLLGEWYWQNSVRRIWKTLRLEPLRRWCGGGLRYDHRDFTFVNPVSQDSVWLCALVGK
- a CDS encoding phenylacetate--CoA ligase family protein, which gives rise to MNRERLYSCLPIGLQNLACSIEGWRLARRRYGAGYRELNRELVERASVAADRIQEIRRCRLRSHFTAALQTPFWQHQFKAYEVDCTSSDPLNEIGKLPILTKSDVQDNASNILNRQFDLNGLLSCHTSGTTGAGLHFWETYDAEKERWAVWWRYRGVHGIKPETWCGYFGGRSVVPLRQTSPPFWRVNQPGRQILFSAYHLSGSTAEAYLDALERYAAPWLHGYPSVLALVAGYVLERGRPLRTPPRIITIGAENLLPQQKHMIEMAFGCRVRQHYGQAESVANISECRSGHLHVDEDFSLVEFVPLDQNETHFRVIGTNWSNPAFPLFRYDTGDVVEIGGRGAPICEMRGRVIDSIDGRQEDYVLLPNGVRLGRLDHIFKDLTEIREAQIYQPDRQSLVIRIVRGGNYTDQSEQRLLEEARKRLGSDIALRLDYVHALEKSPSGKLRFVISAVR
- a CDS encoding glycosyltransferase family 4 protein, which gives rise to MLVFLNCSTLFKGGGVQAAVSFIRTVLEQKDDIKWHFVLSRRVFDELHGFDLARGLSKVSIVEVSPARSSQSRDAMKRLEEEVNPDVVFTFFGPAYVAFSKPHLCGVADGWVTHGGYWAWKTMRGLKDISRSICLVAYKAYMYRKADAWVTEAMIAKKGLARRLCIAERRIGIVPNNCGEHYLQASSSPQHTDPKCKLRILCMAAYYRHKNLEIIPAVAKALEACMPGREFEFVLTLPADIEATQRILHHAQKLGVAHHLINVGYVPVNDGPGLYKSCHLLFLPSVLETFSANYPEAMAMGLPIVTVDLDFARSICQQAALYFEPMNPRSAAAEIAKLCIDPALRNNLVNKGRAVLAQIPSAVERYEMYRKCIWQVFRFRGEADLSFLQEAPTRVEFS
- a CDS encoding glycosyltransferase family 4 protein, which produces MKILFVTNDVPYPPNNGVRIVSHNFMRLMHEAGHQLGLAVLTDDLVHAERHFSQAARFCGKDLAWWVPLRYRKRHELLVMAALKNKLVFIERYYSDQFRLRLSHFIKEFNPDVIHFDLIPMTQYIDLVPPTIGTVASINDSWTLALEDGLRSSKYRGAERVYRMYEFYRVRNYERITYPKFGITHVVSESDKQYLMRLNTNIRATVISNGVNPALFGIAGATLGQVNMLFLGKLAGDNLHCLLQFLKKSWPIVKTRLPQAKLHIVGAIGREGQVVKQLADSDGGLVLRGYVSDLGEVYAECGIAVIPILKSCGILNKAIEAMAAGLVAVGFKSSFAGIPEAQDKVHFLAASDYDAMGCCLVDVVQNGTMRSAIQRNAHSLARKFYSWQDRLPKLEAMYSLARQQCQEPTVSS